The sequence below is a genomic window from Proteus vulgaris.
GGACATGTCTTAAACAATTAACATCAGTACGTGATTTAGGGCATGTTGAAATGGTGCTCGCTGATAATGGGCCGTTGGTGATTTTACGTCATTTATCACCATTGTCAGAGAGTGATAAACAGAGTTTGCGTGATTTCTCTCAAACTCATCAAGTTACGATGTATCTTGCAGGTGATAATAGCGAGATAGCACGATTAACTTCAATTGAGAAGGAACCCTTCTATCAAATAGAAGGTCTAAATTTACGTTTTGCACCTACTGATTTTATTCAAGTAAACGATGAAATAAATCCTAAGATGGTTGCTCAAGCTATTGAATGGCTTGATTTATCGCCAGAAGATCGCGTGTTAGATCTGTTTTGTGGTATGGGTAACTTCACTTTACCTATCGCAAAACATGTCAGTGAAGTAGTGGGTATCGAAGGTGTACCTGCGCTAGTTGAAATGGCGAAAAAGAATGCAGAACTAAACCAACTAGGTAATGCGCATTTTTGGCATGCAGATTTATCGGCTGATTTTTCTGCGATGTCGTGGTCGAAAGAAGGGTTTAACAAAGTGTTGTTAGATCCCGCGAGAGCAGGCGCTTTGGAGGTAATGTCACATATTGTGAAGTTATCCGCAGAAAAAATCGTGTATGTCTCCTGTAATCCGACCACGTTAGCCAGAGATAGTAAGATATTATTAGATTCTGGATATCAGCTAACCGGTTTAAAAATGTTGGATATGTTTCCACAAACGGGTCATCTGGAATCAATGGCGCTGTTTAGTCGAAAATAAACAGTTAGCCAGTAAATAAGTCGCAAATAAGATTTATACCGTGTAGGGAGAGAATATGGTTGCAGTAAGAAGTGCTCACTTAACACCTGCAGGAGAGTTTGCTGTTGATAAATGGGTCAATAGCTTGAACTTAACCCATGTCAATGCGGGTAGTGAAATCATGCAAACCTGGGAATACTGCCATCGTACTGTTCAAGGGCGTGAAGATGCCGAACTGTTATTGTGGCGTGGTGTTGAAATGGTTGAGCTTCTTTCGACACTAAGCATGGATAAAGACAGCATGAGGGCAGCGCTTCTTTTCCCACTTGCTGAAGAAAATCTTATTGATCAGGAAATTATTACTGAACACTTTGGTGATGCTATTTGGAGCTTAGTGCGTGGTGTTATGGAGATGGATGCCATACGCCAATTAAAAGCGACACACACTAATGAAACAAGTTCGGTTCAGGTAGATAACGTGCGCCGTATGCTGTTATCTATGGTGGAAGATTTCCGTTGTGTGGTCATTAAACTTTCAGAACGTATTGCCCATTTACGTGAAGTGAAAGATGCCACAGAAGATGAGCGCGTACTGGCTGCTAAAGAGTGTTTTAATATTTATGCACCATTAGCCAACCGATTGGGTATTGGTCAATTAAAATGGGAATTAGAAGATTTTTGTTTCCGTTATCTTCATCCTGATGAATACAAAAAAATAGCAAGCTTGCTTCATGAGCGCCGTATTGATCGCGAACAGTATATTGATAATTTTGTCAGTACAGTACGCGGTTATATGAAAGAAGAGAATGTCGATGTAGATATCTATGGACGTCCCAAACACATCTATAGTATTTGGCGCAAAATGAAGAAAAAGAATCTCGCATTCGATGAGTTATTTGATGTGAGAGCGGTGCGTATCGTCGTTGAACGTCTTCAAGACTGCTATGCGGCATTAGGGATTGTGCATACTCATTTCCGTCATTTACCTGATGAATTCGATG
It includes:
- the rlmD gene encoding 23S rRNA (uracil(1939)-C(5))-methyltransferase RlmD; translation: MVQFYSPKKRSVKKQATTLEVTASALDANGQGIAHAEGKTIFVKGLLPQETARIRLTEEKRQFAKGEVIKRLTTSEQRITPHCEYYGRCGGCQQQHVPIALQRTTKASVLSHLIKRETGVVISAEPVIAGAEYGYRRRARLGLRYQPEKGLVMGFRQERSNDLVMIKKCPVLKPQLNDLLSPLWTCLKQLTSVRDLGHVEMVLADNGPLVILRHLSPLSESDKQSLRDFSQTHQVTMYLAGDNSEIARLTSIEKEPFYQIEGLNLRFAPTDFIQVNDEINPKMVAQAIEWLDLSPEDRVLDLFCGMGNFTLPIAKHVSEVVGIEGVPALVEMAKKNAELNQLGNAHFWHADLSADFSAMSWSKEGFNKVLLDPARAGALEVMSHIVKLSAEKIVYVSCNPTTLARDSKILLDSGYQLTGLKMLDMFPQTGHLESMALFSRK